A single Cucumis melo cultivar AY chromosome 4, USDA_Cmelo_AY_1.0, whole genome shotgun sequence DNA region contains:
- the LOC127149073 gene encoding WAT1-related protein At5g40230-like, whose product MERSFLYKEFAPLAGMIAAKCATVASNTVYKAISGHQKISFYVFIFCTCLAAALVLLPFALIFRRSGVFPSVKLSFLLRLISLSAMGVGCQLFSYKGLEYSSPTLASAISNLIPALGRSFRDIFGILHGGPLGFFHFRNCSTECKYFAVFLYF is encoded by the exons ATGGAGCGCAGTTTTCTTTACAAGGAATTCGCTCCACTGGCCGGAATGATCGCCGCCAAGTGCGCCACCGTCGCCTCAAACACCGTCTACAAAGCCATTTCCGGTCACCAAAAAATCAGCTTCTATGTCTTCATCTTCTGCACCTGTCTCGCTGCCGCTCTCGTCCTTCTTCCTTTCGCCTTAATCTTCCGCAG ATCTGGAGTTTTTCCGTCCGTGAAGTTGTCGTTCTTGTTAAGATTGATTAGCCTATCGGCGATGGG AGTTGGATGTCAACTATTTTCGTATAAAGGATTGGAGTATAGTTCGCCAACGCTTGCTTCCGCCATAAGTAATCTCATTCCAGCTCTTGGCCGTTCTTTTCGG gatatttttggtattttacacggtgggccactaggttttttccattttcggaattgttctacagagtgtaaatattttgccgtttttttatatttttga